Proteins encoded by one window of Culicoides brevitarsis isolate CSIRO-B50_1 chromosome 2, AGI_CSIRO_Cbre_v1, whole genome shotgun sequence:
- the LOC134830214 gene encoding ran-binding protein 9 isoform X1 has protein sequence MEKLEYQDSPKSDATLQQVDRLKLLYPNVNEDETPLPRNWSPTDKCNSIYVHNFRVHYKGIGKSHNDAASVRTAHPVPAACGLYYFEVKIISKGRDGYMGIGLTAQNFKANRLPGWDKGSYGYHGDDGNSFCSSGNGQPYGPTFTTNDIIGCGVNLVDNTCFYTKNGHHLGIAFRDLPVRKTKLYPTVGLQTPGEIVDANFGQEPFKFDIEDMLKELRASTKASIYNFPVPDDQGDWTTILHRMVSSYLVHHGFSSTAEAFAKSTGQTFNEDLASIKTRQKILKLVLSGRMGQAIEQTIRFYPGLLESNQNLLFMLKCRQFVEMVNGCDFDNDSQVPSSRESPITQAQSVIQSTKTYHNGTTTQNNSNLVISDPSNSNDNQDPQSFKNNNLSHHHDLDENNKNVNNGNSGNHDIINIQELNQINSQNSEQYLAVAGMDNTNGSNSDVEMENGHTNGFKNGNSNNIHDICDGDEEMDVDGSPGCIKSSSNKSGVERMLEFGRELFQMSQRLEKENGVNETNQKTLEDAFSLLAYSNPWASPLGWQLCPSRRETICAALNSAILESMNYSWRPPLEISIAHASELLRLMSNSNLGACAFVTVDDMLHEEVTPHN, from the exons gAATTGGAAAATCACACAATGATGCTGCAAGTGTAAGGACAGCACATCCTGTTCCCGCTGCGTGTGGTTTGTACTACTTcgaagtgaaaattatttcaaaaggtCGTGATGGTTATATGGGCATCGGATTGACAGCTCAAAACTTCAAAGCGAATCGTTTGCCag GTTGGGATAAAGGTTCGTACGGTTATCACGGCGACGACGGAAATTCCTTTTGTTCATCTGGCAACGGACAACCTTATGGTCCAACGTTTACAACAAACGACATCATTGGCTGTGGCGTAAATTTGGTCGACAACACTTGCTTCTACACGAAAAACGGTCATCATCTTGGGATTGCTTTCCGAGATTTACCCGTAAGAAAA ACAAAACTCTATCCCACGGTTGGGTTACAAACGCCTGGCGAGATTGTAGATGCGAATTTTGGACAAGAACCCTTCAAATTTGACATTGAAGATATGCTAAAGGAACTTCGTGCGTCGACAAAAGCTTCCATTTATAACTTTCCCGTCCCAGATGATCAAGGGGATTGGACAACTATCTTACACAG aatGGTCTCATCATATCTCGTTCATCATGGATTCAGTTCGACTGCAGAGGCGTTCGCTAAATCGACGGGACAAACATTTAACGAAGACTTAGCTTCCATTAAGACACGACAAA aaatcttaaaattagtGCTCTCAGGTCGTATGGGACAGGCAATAGAACAAACAATAAGATTCTATCCGGGATTGTTAGAATCAAACCAAAATCTGTTATTTATGTTGAAATGTCGTCAATTTGTCGAAATGGTGAATGGATGTGATTTTGAT AATGACTCACAAGTTCCATCATCACGAGAAAGTCCAATTACGCAGGCACAGTCTGTCATACAATCAACAAAGACTTATCATAATGGCACGACgacacaaaataattcaaatttagttATTTCCGATCCGAGTAATAGTAATGACAATCAAGATCCGCAGTCatttaagaataataatttaag TCACCATCATGATTTAGACGAAAACAATAAGAATGTCAATAACGGGAATAGCGGAAACCACGACATTATCAATATTCAGGAACTAAATCAAATTAACTCACAAAATAGTGAACAATATTTAGCGGTAGCTGGAATGGATAATACAAATGGCAGCAATAGCGATGTCGAGATGGAAAATGGACACACAAATGGCTTTAAGAACGGAAATTCCAACAATATTCACGATATTTGTGATGGAGATGAAGAAatgg ATGTCGACGGATCCCCAGGCTGTATAAAATCCTCCTCAAACAAATCTGGCGTAGAACGAATGTTGGAATTTGGGCGTGAACTATTTCAAATGAGTCAGCGACTGGAAAAGGAAAATGGAGTTAACGAGACGAATCAGAAAACGCTTGag GATGCATTTAGTTTGTTAGCTTATTCAAATCCATGGGCAAGTCCTTTGGGTTGGCAGTTATGTCCCTCGAGACGTGAAACTATTTGTGCCGCACTAAATTCTGCCATATTAG AATCAATGAATTACTCATGGCGACCGCCATTAGAAATTAGTATAGCTCACGCAAGTGAACTTCTCCGTCTTATGTCTAACTCAAATTTAGGTGCGTGTGCTTTCGTTACCGTCGACGATATGTTACACGAGGAAGTAACGCCTCACAACTGA
- the LOC134830214 gene encoding ran-binding protein 9 isoform X2: MEKLEYQDSPKSDATLQQVDRLKLLYPNVNEDETPLPRNWSPTDKCNSIYVHNFRVHYKGIGKSHNDAASVRTAHPVPAACGLYYFEVKIISKGRDGYMGIGLTAQNFKANRLPGWDKGSYGYHGDDGNSFCSSGNGQPYGPTFTTNDIIGCGVNLVDNTCFYTKNGHHLGIAFRDLPTKLYPTVGLQTPGEIVDANFGQEPFKFDIEDMLKELRASTKASIYNFPVPDDQGDWTTILHRMVSSYLVHHGFSSTAEAFAKSTGQTFNEDLASIKTRQKILKLVLSGRMGQAIEQTIRFYPGLLESNQNLLFMLKCRQFVEMVNGCDFDNDSQVPSSRESPITQAQSVIQSTKTYHNGTTTQNNSNLVISDPSNSNDNQDPQSFKNNNLSHHHDLDENNKNVNNGNSGNHDIINIQELNQINSQNSEQYLAVAGMDNTNGSNSDVEMENGHTNGFKNGNSNNIHDICDGDEEMDVDGSPGCIKSSSNKSGVERMLEFGRELFQMSQRLEKENGVNETNQKTLEDAFSLLAYSNPWASPLGWQLCPSRRETICAALNSAILESMNYSWRPPLEISIAHASELLRLMSNSNLGACAFVTVDDMLHEEVTPHN; encoded by the exons gAATTGGAAAATCACACAATGATGCTGCAAGTGTAAGGACAGCACATCCTGTTCCCGCTGCGTGTGGTTTGTACTACTTcgaagtgaaaattatttcaaaaggtCGTGATGGTTATATGGGCATCGGATTGACAGCTCAAAACTTCAAAGCGAATCGTTTGCCag GTTGGGATAAAGGTTCGTACGGTTATCACGGCGACGACGGAAATTCCTTTTGTTCATCTGGCAACGGACAACCTTATGGTCCAACGTTTACAACAAACGACATCATTGGCTGTGGCGTAAATTTGGTCGACAACACTTGCTTCTACACGAAAAACGGTCATCATCTTGGGATTGCTTTCCGAGATTTACCC ACAAAACTCTATCCCACGGTTGGGTTACAAACGCCTGGCGAGATTGTAGATGCGAATTTTGGACAAGAACCCTTCAAATTTGACATTGAAGATATGCTAAAGGAACTTCGTGCGTCGACAAAAGCTTCCATTTATAACTTTCCCGTCCCAGATGATCAAGGGGATTGGACAACTATCTTACACAG aatGGTCTCATCATATCTCGTTCATCATGGATTCAGTTCGACTGCAGAGGCGTTCGCTAAATCGACGGGACAAACATTTAACGAAGACTTAGCTTCCATTAAGACACGACAAA aaatcttaaaattagtGCTCTCAGGTCGTATGGGACAGGCAATAGAACAAACAATAAGATTCTATCCGGGATTGTTAGAATCAAACCAAAATCTGTTATTTATGTTGAAATGTCGTCAATTTGTCGAAATGGTGAATGGATGTGATTTTGAT AATGACTCACAAGTTCCATCATCACGAGAAAGTCCAATTACGCAGGCACAGTCTGTCATACAATCAACAAAGACTTATCATAATGGCACGACgacacaaaataattcaaatttagttATTTCCGATCCGAGTAATAGTAATGACAATCAAGATCCGCAGTCatttaagaataataatttaag TCACCATCATGATTTAGACGAAAACAATAAGAATGTCAATAACGGGAATAGCGGAAACCACGACATTATCAATATTCAGGAACTAAATCAAATTAACTCACAAAATAGTGAACAATATTTAGCGGTAGCTGGAATGGATAATACAAATGGCAGCAATAGCGATGTCGAGATGGAAAATGGACACACAAATGGCTTTAAGAACGGAAATTCCAACAATATTCACGATATTTGTGATGGAGATGAAGAAatgg ATGTCGACGGATCCCCAGGCTGTATAAAATCCTCCTCAAACAAATCTGGCGTAGAACGAATGTTGGAATTTGGGCGTGAACTATTTCAAATGAGTCAGCGACTGGAAAAGGAAAATGGAGTTAACGAGACGAATCAGAAAACGCTTGag GATGCATTTAGTTTGTTAGCTTATTCAAATCCATGGGCAAGTCCTTTGGGTTGGCAGTTATGTCCCTCGAGACGTGAAACTATTTGTGCCGCACTAAATTCTGCCATATTAG AATCAATGAATTACTCATGGCGACCGCCATTAGAAATTAGTATAGCTCACGCAAGTGAACTTCTCCGTCTTATGTCTAACTCAAATTTAGGTGCGTGTGCTTTCGTTACCGTCGACGATATGTTACACGAGGAAGTAACGCCTCACAACTGA